A genomic window from Litoreibacter janthinus includes:
- the mnmD gene encoding tRNA (5-methylaminomethyl-2-thiouridine)(34)-methyltransferase MnmD, which yields MSDQTAQLEWRDGTIPVSIKFDDPYFSLAGGLEETRHVFLSGNDLPARYCDGFKIAELGFGTGLSMLTALQAFTGDGTLHFTSFEAYPMTRADMEAALKAFPNLDPSPLLDHWPNTIIRTDRLHADIIIGDAREMLPKWTGKANAWFLDGFSPAKNPELWAPDLMAEVGAHTAPNGTFATYTAAGHVRRSLTEAGFEVERIKGFGRKRHMSIGRKT from the coding sequence ATGAGCGACCAGACAGCACAACTTGAATGGCGCGATGGAACGATCCCCGTTTCGATAAAATTCGACGACCCCTATTTCTCGCTGGCAGGCGGATTGGAAGAAACCCGGCATGTTTTCCTTAGCGGGAACGATCTCCCCGCGCGCTATTGCGACGGATTCAAGATCGCCGAACTTGGCTTCGGCACAGGACTGTCCATGCTGACCGCGCTTCAGGCCTTCACCGGCGACGGTACGTTGCATTTCACCAGTTTCGAAGCCTACCCGATGACCCGCGCGGACATGGAAGCGGCATTGAAGGCGTTCCCAAATCTCGATCCGTCGCCGTTATTGGATCACTGGCCGAACACAATAATTCGGACGGACCGGCTTCATGCCGACATCATCATCGGGGATGCCCGTGAAATGTTGCCGAAATGGACGGGCAAGGCGAATGCGTGGTTTCTGGACGGGTTCTCCCCGGCCAAAAACCCAGAACTGTGGGCCCCTGATCTGATGGCGGAGGTCGGCGCACATACAGCCCCAAATGGCACCTTTGCGACCTATACCGCAGCCGGCCACGTGCGCCGCAGCCTGACTGAAGCCGGATTTGAGGTCGAGCGCATCAAGGGTTTCGGCCGCAAACGTCACATGAGCATCGGGCGCAAGACATGA
- a CDS encoding lytic transglycosylase domain-containing protein gives MFTRFGGAVVAVFMGCAGGVVAQESPPLAQAVAASEAREWDRATSLQAGISDAVARDVIDWMRLRGRQGSFDECTDFLARHDDWPGLPLLRLRCEYSIPRDGASPEVVLAFFADTIPQTGTGSLRLIEALQKASRNEEARSEARRAWQVFNLAQVEHDAFVERHGDILKDLHTARLDTLLWRGEDRAAQRMFNLVPEAWAKLAIARMGLRGNEAGVDAMIEAVPSNLAEDAGLAFERFLWRARKGRTEDAVEVLLERSLSVPDLGQPIEWADRRRSLARELMRDGKHAEAYAVASQHFLTAGSAYADLEWLSGFIALRKLNAPEQALTHFERFQSAVETPISLGRAGYWLGRAYEAKGETEIAKAAYEFGALYQSSFYGQLAAERGGVQRDPLMAGTEEFPDWRAADFTKSTVYDAAVSLHLAGLLSLSERFLVHLAESQSREGIGQMIDMALEWEEPHLALMLAKQAARQGFEIYRGYFPIWVPKGIEMDIPEEFALSIARRESEFDPAVVSGAGARGLMQLMPGTAQQVAGEIGENYERARLTEDPQYNARLGTAYLRKLSDRFGANPVLMSIGYNAGPSRAERWPALFGDPRGSDVDVVDWIEGIPFRETRNYVMRVTESFAPYRARLTGRVDDIKLSDQLKQ, from the coding sequence GCGCAACAAGTTTGCAGGCAGGGATATCCGACGCCGTTGCCCGCGATGTTATTGACTGGATGCGGCTCCGCGGGCGGCAAGGCAGCTTCGATGAATGCACGGATTTTTTGGCGCGCCATGACGACTGGCCCGGATTGCCGCTGCTGCGTTTGCGCTGCGAATACTCAATCCCGCGCGATGGGGCCTCGCCAGAGGTGGTTCTGGCCTTCTTTGCCGACACCATCCCGCAAACAGGGACCGGTTCCCTTCGCCTGATCGAGGCTTTGCAAAAAGCCAGCCGTAACGAGGAGGCCCGCTCGGAAGCGCGGCGCGCTTGGCAGGTATTCAACCTCGCACAGGTCGAACACGACGCCTTTGTCGAACGGCACGGCGATATTTTGAAAGACCTTCACACAGCGCGGCTGGATACCCTGTTATGGCGCGGAGAAGACCGCGCGGCACAGCGGATGTTCAACCTTGTGCCCGAAGCATGGGCGAAGCTTGCGATTGCCCGCATGGGCCTTCGGGGGAACGAGGCTGGCGTGGACGCCATGATTGAAGCGGTGCCTTCAAATCTTGCGGAAGATGCGGGCCTCGCCTTTGAACGCTTTTTGTGGCGCGCCCGCAAAGGCCGCACCGAGGACGCCGTGGAAGTATTGCTGGAACGGTCCCTGTCCGTGCCTGACCTTGGCCAGCCAATCGAATGGGCCGACCGACGCCGTTCTCTAGCGCGAGAGCTCATGCGCGATGGAAAGCACGCGGAAGCCTACGCCGTTGCTTCGCAGCATTTTCTGACAGCAGGCTCGGCCTATGCGGATCTTGAGTGGCTGTCTGGCTTCATCGCCTTGCGAAAGCTGAACGCGCCAGAGCAGGCCTTGACCCATTTCGAGCGGTTCCAATCCGCTGTTGAAACTCCGATTTCGCTTGGCCGCGCCGGGTATTGGCTGGGTCGCGCGTATGAGGCCAAAGGTGAAACCGAGATCGCAAAAGCGGCCTATGAGTTCGGCGCGCTGTATCAATCGTCCTTCTATGGTCAACTCGCCGCTGAGCGCGGCGGCGTCCAGCGCGATCCGTTGATGGCTGGCACCGAGGAATTCCCAGACTGGCGTGCCGCCGATTTTACGAAATCGACAGTCTATGACGCAGCGGTCAGCCTTCATTTGGCGGGGCTACTAAGTCTGTCGGAGCGGTTCCTTGTGCACCTGGCCGAATCCCAGTCGCGCGAAGGCATTGGCCAGATGATCGACATGGCGCTCGAATGGGAGGAGCCGCACCTTGCCCTGATGCTTGCCAAGCAGGCGGCGCGTCAGGGGTTCGAGATTTACCGCGGTTACTTCCCGATCTGGGTGCCCAAGGGCATCGAGATGGATATTCCCGAAGAATTTGCGCTGTCGATCGCTCGGCGCGAAAGCGAATTTGATCCTGCTGTCGTTAGCGGTGCGGGCGCGCGTGGATTGATGCAATTGATGCCTGGCACGGCCCAACAGGTCGCCGGTGAGATCGGTGAGAACTACGAGCGGGCGCGCTTGACAGAAGATCCCCAATATAACGCGCGTCTAGGCACCGCCTATTTGCGCAAATTGTCGGACCGCTTCGGGGCGAACCCTGTGCTGATGTCTATTGGCTACAACGCCGGCCCGAGCCGAGCAGAGCGTTGGCCAGCCTTGTTTGGCGATCCACGTGGCTCGGACGTGGATGTCGTGGACTGGATCGAGGGCATCCCGTTCCGCGAGACCCGAAATTACGTGATGCGCGTGACCGAAAGCTTCGCGCCGTATCGGGCCCGCCTGACGGGCCGCGTGGACGATATAAAGCTCAGCGACCAGCTTAAGCAGTAG
- a CDS encoding DMT family transporter: MSGNDTKRGILLMSLTMLIFASQDGISRYLAGEYNVLMVVMIRYWFFAAFVLTVSAKRAGSIANAAKTEQPVLQIFRGVLLALEVCVMVAAFTLLGLIESMAIFISYPLIVAALSGPILGENVGLYRWTAIGIGFVGVMVILKPGGGVFSPYALVAVTSAMMFALYTLLTRYAARKDTAATSFFWTGVAGAVAMTTIGVWFWEPMAPRDWLWMLALCISGATGHYLLIKTYEVAEASAVQPFAYLQLVFVSVIGLLVFHEDLRTNVVIGAGLVIAAGIFTLWRARRATA; this comes from the coding sequence ATGAGTGGCAACGACACCAAGCGCGGCATCCTGTTAATGTCGCTGACCATGCTGATCTTTGCATCTCAGGATGGTATCTCCCGCTATCTGGCGGGGGAGTATAACGTGCTGATGGTGGTCATGATCCGCTACTGGTTTTTTGCCGCATTTGTGCTGACCGTCTCGGCCAAGCGAGCAGGATCGATAGCCAATGCTGCAAAGACGGAACAGCCGGTTCTGCAAATTTTTCGCGGGGTGCTTTTGGCGCTCGAGGTCTGCGTCATGGTCGCGGCCTTCACCCTTTTGGGGCTGATCGAAAGCATGGCAATTTTCATTTCCTATCCGCTGATTGTTGCAGCCCTGTCTGGCCCCATATTGGGTGAGAACGTCGGCCTCTACCGCTGGACGGCCATCGGCATCGGCTTTGTTGGCGTGATGGTGATCTTGAAGCCCGGCGGTGGTGTGTTCAGCCCCTATGCGCTTGTCGCCGTGACCTCTGCCATGATGTTCGCGCTTTATACGCTGCTGACACGCTACGCGGCCCGCAAAGACACCGCGGCGACGAGCTTCTTTTGGACCGGCGTTGCCGGCGCTGTGGCCATGACAACTATCGGCGTCTGGTTCTGGGAGCCTATGGCCCCGCGTGACTGGCTATGGATGCTGGCGCTTTGCATATCGGGGGCCACCGGCCACTACCTGCTAATTAAAACCTATGAGGTCGCCGAGGCCTCAGCGGTGCAACCCTTCGCCTACTTGCAGTTGGTGTTTGTGTCGGTGATCGGGCTGCTTGTCTTCCACGAGGACTTGCGCACCAACGTGGTCATCGGCGCGGGATTGGTTATCGCGGCGGGCATCTTCACCTTATGGCGGGCAAGACGCGCTACTGCTTAA